A window of the Fuscovulum sp. genome harbors these coding sequences:
- a CDS encoding type I secretion system permease/ATPase, which produces MAHPTSTPDPLALRKARELLNADLARYGWALFGISGLISVLALTGSFYMLQVYDRALTSGSVQTLVFLSILALALYLVQGGFDAIRSQVLVRIGARLDQRLAPLSHKVAIDMPRYGFSTTEALERGRTVDTLRNFLGSSAPGAIFDLPFVPIFIIFVYFLHPVLGAVTLGGAVVLALLTMVAEYKSRDLAKSAHKALVIRNTISESNTRNSETLIAMGATGRAVDRFAIANRQHLDLQTRASDITGTMGAMSRVLRMLLQSGLLGLGAFYTIQGELSAGAIIAVSVASGRALAPIDQVIANWKGIVGARHAWGQLRDTLVALSSEKTPVMLPTPKQSLRVENLTVASPANGRVLLSDVSFELAAGQALAIIGPSGGGKSTLMRALAGVWPVLRGSIRYDDVDLSQWDPARAGEIIGFLPQEVGLFNGTVRDNISRFDPSRETDAVYKAAVAANVHKMIVQLPDGYDTEVGALGTALSAGQRQRIGLARALYQDPFVVLLDEPNASLDAVGERALNDTIRAIRDRGGIAVIVAHRPSVLAAVDMVAAVHAGRLAAFGTKEEVLGNRDGKVVAPTHVAGSDQVTVGAAEYELGAIANAN; this is translated from the coding sequence CAGGTCTATGACCGCGCGCTCACCTCCGGGTCGGTGCAGACGCTGGTCTTCCTGTCCATTCTCGCGCTGGCGCTTTACCTCGTTCAAGGCGGGTTCGACGCCATCCGCAGCCAGGTCCTTGTGCGCATCGGCGCGCGGCTTGACCAGCGACTTGCCCCGCTATCGCACAAGGTGGCCATCGACATGCCGCGCTACGGCTTTTCGACGACCGAGGCGCTGGAACGCGGGCGCACCGTCGATACCTTGCGCAACTTCCTCGGCTCTTCGGCCCCGGGGGCGATCTTCGATCTGCCCTTCGTTCCGATCTTCATCATCTTCGTCTATTTTCTGCATCCCGTGCTGGGCGCAGTGACGCTGGGCGGGGCGGTGGTTCTGGCGCTGCTCACGATGGTGGCCGAATACAAATCGCGCGATCTGGCCAAATCGGCGCATAAGGCGCTGGTGATCCGCAATACCATCTCGGAATCCAACACCCGCAATTCGGAAACCCTGATCGCGATGGGGGCAACTGGCCGCGCCGTAGACCGTTTCGCCATCGCCAACCGTCAGCATCTGGATCTTCAGACCCGCGCATCCGACATCACCGGCACGATGGGCGCGATGTCACGCGTTCTGCGGATGCTGCTGCAATCAGGGCTTCTGGGTCTTGGTGCCTTCTACACCATTCAGGGAGAACTGTCGGCGGGTGCCATCATCGCCGTCTCGGTCGCCTCGGGCCGCGCGCTTGCGCCCATCGACCAGGTCATCGCGAACTGGAAGGGCATCGTCGGCGCGCGCCACGCCTGGGGCCAGCTGCGTGACACGTTGGTGGCACTGTCATCGGAAAAGACGCCCGTCATGCTGCCCACGCCAAAGCAATCGCTGCGGGTCGAAAACCTGACGGTCGCCTCACCTGCCAATGGCCGGGTGCTGCTGTCGGACGTGAGCTTCGAACTTGCGGCCGGTCAGGCCCTGGCGATCATCGGTCCTTCGGGCGGCGGCAAATCCACGTTGATGCGGGCACTAGCGGGGGTCTGGCCCGTTCTGCGCGGCTCCATCCGTTACGATGACGTTGACCTTTCGCAATGGGATCCCGCGCGTGCAGGCGAAATCATCGGCTTCCTGCCGCAGGAAGTGGGCCTGTTCAACGGCACTGTCCGCGACAACATCAGCCGCTTCGATCCCAGCCGTGAAACCGATGCCGTCTACAAGGCGGCGGTGGCGGCGAATGTGCACAAGATGATTGTTCAGCTTCCCGACGGCTATGACACCGAAGTGGGCGCTCTCGGCACCGCGCTTTCCGCCGGGCAGCGCCAGCGCATCGGTCTGGCCCGCGCGCTCTATCAGGATCCGTTCGTCGTGCTGCTGGATGAACCCAATGCCTCACTTGATGCCGTTGGCGAACGGGCACTGAATGACACGATCCGCGCCATCCGTGACCGCGGCGGCATTGCCGTCATCGTCGCGCATCGGCCCAGCGTTCTGGCGGCCGTCGATATGGTGGCGGCCGTGCATGCCGGCCGTCTGGCCGCGTTCGGCACCAAGGAAGAGGTTTTGGGCAATCGTGACGGCAAGGTGGTTGCACCGACCCATGTAGCGGGCAGTGACCAGGTCACCGTGGGTGCCGCCGAGTATGAACTTGGCGCCATCGCAAATGCAAACTGA